The Exiguobacterium aurantiacum DSM 6208 genome includes a window with the following:
- a CDS encoding CCA tRNA nucleotidyltransferase produces the protein MTEWEYAKQIIETINRRGGEAYIVGGAVRDYMLGHLPDDIDIATSLFPDEVLALFPKAVPTGIDHGTVTVIIDHHPFEVTTFRSEGTYSDSRRPDHVALGVSLEEDLLRRDFTMNAMAFHDGNVVDLFGGRLDLEARVIRTVGSPYERFDEDALRIMRAFRFMAQLDFTLDEELVRAASALGHKLRHIAMERIAIEFEKLMAGPAYKRALSSLMAAGIHEYLPDMDCGLLQKVVDDDRKPVNGLGGWALFLHHAGDVSWLTAWKRSNATKREAARLAGLLTTGLDTFAVYDTPEATLDTYLRMEGRADRAIELKRALPIQRRSELRFDGRDALSLGAKGATIKHLLAYLERAVLHGDLPNEETTLRKEACAWLRHEERS, from the coding sequence ATGACAGAATGGGAATATGCAAAACAGATTATCGAGACGATCAACCGCCGCGGCGGGGAGGCGTATATCGTCGGCGGCGCCGTCCGGGACTATATGCTCGGACATTTACCTGACGACATTGACATCGCGACGTCGCTCTTCCCGGACGAGGTGCTCGCGCTCTTCCCGAAGGCGGTGCCGACCGGGATTGACCACGGGACCGTAACGGTCATCATCGACCATCATCCGTTCGAAGTGACGACGTTCCGTTCGGAAGGGACGTACTCCGACTCGCGTCGCCCCGACCACGTCGCGCTTGGCGTCTCACTTGAAGAGGATTTGTTGCGACGAGATTTCACGATGAACGCGATGGCGTTTCATGACGGTAACGTCGTCGATTTGTTCGGCGGACGGCTCGACCTCGAGGCGAGAGTCATCCGTACCGTCGGGAGCCCGTACGAACGGTTCGACGAGGACGCCCTCCGCATCATGCGGGCGTTCCGTTTCATGGCCCAGCTCGACTTCACCCTCGACGAGGAACTTGTCCGGGCCGCTTCGGCGCTCGGGCATAAACTGCGCCATATCGCCATGGAGCGCATCGCCATCGAATTTGAGAAACTGATGGCGGGGCCGGCCTATAAGCGTGCGCTCTCGTCGCTCATGGCGGCCGGGATTCACGAATATTTGCCGGATATGGATTGCGGCTTATTGCAGAAGGTCGTCGACGACGACCGGAAACCGGTCAACGGGCTCGGCGGCTGGGCGCTCTTCCTCCACCATGCGGGTGACGTGAGTTGGCTCACCGCCTGGAAACGGTCGAACGCGACCAAACGGGAGGCGGCCCGGCTCGCCGGGCTGCTCACGACCGGTCTTGACACGTTCGCCGTCTACGACACGCCCGAAGCGACGCTCGATACGTACTTACGGATGGAAGGACGGGCAGACCGGGCAATCGAGTTGAAGCGGGCGTTGCCGATTCAACGTCGCAGTGAGCTTCGTTTCGATGGCCGTGACGCCCTCTCCCTCGGGGCGAAAGGGGCGACGATCAAACATTTACTTGCCTATTTGGAGCGGGCGGTGCTCCATGGCGATCTGCCGAACGAGGAGACGACTTTACGGAAGGAGGCATGCGCATGGCTTCGACACGAGGAAAGGTCTTGA
- the bshA gene encoding N-acetyl-alpha-D-glucosaminyl L-malate synthase BshA: MKLRIGVLCYPSVGGSGILATELGMKLADRGHDVHFITSSIPFRLNAYHPNITFHQVEINQYSVFRYPPYDITLASKIASVIQAFGLDVIHAHYAVPHAVCAALGREMAGTNIPIVSTLHGTDITVLGEDEELKPAILYGLRKSNAITAVSDSLRQETLERIGSDLSIDVIHNFIDETVYRPLDDSSLRERYGLTESDNVVIHVSNFRQVKRIDLVLEAFARMNVPDKKLLLVGDGPLMGAMRRQVSELSLEQDVIFAGKQEQVAELLSISDVHVLLSDKEAFGLVALEAMATGIPSVVSDAGGLPEVITDGAEGFVVARGDVAGATKALENILLDKALQARLRENGLQRAKQFASTDIVSAYESLYERVVRA, encoded by the coding sequence ATGAAGCTACGGATCGGTGTCCTCTGTTATCCATCGGTCGGGGGTTCTGGCATTCTCGCCACGGAGCTCGGCATGAAGCTCGCCGACCGCGGCCACGACGTCCACTTCATCACGTCGAGCATCCCATTCCGATTGAATGCGTATCATCCGAACATCACGTTCCATCAGGTCGAGATCAACCAATATTCGGTGTTCCGGTATCCACCGTACGACATCACGCTCGCCTCGAAAATCGCAAGTGTGATCCAAGCGTTCGGTCTCGACGTCATCCATGCGCATTACGCCGTGCCCCATGCCGTCTGTGCCGCGCTCGGGCGTGAGATGGCCGGGACGAACATCCCGATCGTCTCGACGTTGCACGGGACCGATATCACCGTGCTCGGGGAGGATGAGGAGCTGAAGCCCGCCATCCTGTACGGGCTCCGGAAGTCGAACGCCATCACGGCCGTATCCGACAGCCTGCGGCAAGAGACGCTCGAACGGATCGGGTCCGACTTGTCCATCGACGTCATCCATAACTTCATCGACGAGACGGTGTACCGTCCGCTCGACGACTCGTCACTCCGGGAACGTTACGGCTTGACTGAGTCGGACAACGTCGTCATCCACGTCTCGAACTTCCGGCAAGTGAAGCGGATCGACCTCGTCCTCGAGGCGTTCGCCCGGATGAACGTGCCGGATAAAAAACTGCTCCTCGTCGGGGACGGGCCGCTCATGGGGGCGATGCGCCGTCAAGTGAGCGAGTTGTCGCTCGAGCAAGACGTCATCTTCGCCGGGAAACAAGAACAAGTCGCCGAACTGTTATCGATCAGTGACGTGCACGTCCTCTTATCGGACAAAGAAGCGTTCGGTCTCGTCGCGCTCGAGGCAATGGCGACGGGTATCCCATCGGTCGTCTCGGATGCCGGCGGGTTGCCGGAAGTGATCACCGACGGGGCGGAAGGGTTCGTCGTCGCCCGCGGTGACGTCGCCGGGGCGACGAAAGCGCTCGAGAACATCTTACTCGACAAGGCGCTACAGGCGCGGTTGCGTGAAAACGGGTTGCAGCGGGCAAAACAGTTCGCGTCGACCGATATCGTGTCCGCATACGAGTCACTTTACGAACGGGTGGTGCGCGCATGA
- a CDS encoding YitT family protein — protein MTVQLPIRFRNIIFILIGSFIFAFGVYHFNVQNNLAEGGFTGITLILRGLFDWSPSITNLALNIPLFFVSYKLLGRTTFIYTLIGTFSFSIWYALVAKYSNLVIDLTDDMVLASLFAGLFIGVGLGIIFNNGGTTGGVDIIARLVQRYVGWSIGKTFLVFDFFVIVLSLTYLDIREAMYTLLAVYVGARVIDSMQEGTYAGKAAMIISDHRTSIADGIHATMNRGTTRLIAKGGYSNKELEVLYVVVGRNEVNRLKTIVKQIDPHAFVTFHHVYEVGGEGFTFDENRIPLK, from the coding sequence ATGACGGTACAGTTACCGATTCGTTTTCGCAATATTATCTTTATCTTGATTGGTTCATTCATTTTTGCGTTTGGGGTATATCACTTCAACGTGCAAAACAATTTGGCCGAAGGTGGTTTCACGGGGATCACGTTGATTCTGCGCGGCTTGTTCGACTGGTCGCCATCCATCACAAACTTGGCGCTCAACATCCCGCTCTTCTTTGTCAGCTACAAGCTGCTCGGGCGGACGACGTTCATCTATACGCTCATCGGGACGTTCAGCTTTTCGATTTGGTATGCGCTCGTCGCCAAATATTCGAACCTCGTCATCGACTTGACCGATGACATGGTGCTCGCGAGCCTGTTCGCCGGACTGTTCATCGGCGTCGGTCTCGGCATCATCTTTAACAATGGCGGCACGACCGGAGGCGTCGACATTATCGCCCGTCTCGTCCAACGTTACGTCGGCTGGTCGATCGGGAAGACGTTCCTCGTCTTCGACTTTTTCGTCATCGTGCTCAGTTTGACGTATCTCGACATCCGTGAGGCGATGTACACGTTGCTCGCCGTCTACGTCGGTGCCCGTGTCATCGACTCGATGCAGGAAGGGACGTACGCCGGTAAGGCCGCGATGATCATCAGCGACCACCGGACGTCGATCGCCGACGGTATCCATGCGACGATGAACCGCGGGACGACGCGTCTCATCGCCAAAGGCGGTTATTCGAACAAGGAACTCGAAGTGCTTTACGTCGTCGTCGGACGCAATGAAGTGAACCGTCTGAAGACGATCGTCAAACAAATCGACCCGCACGCTTTCGTCACGTTCCACCACGTGTATGAGGTCGGCGGTGAAGGGTTCACGTTCGATGAGAACCGGATTCCTTTAAAATAA
- a CDS encoding IS5 family transposase — MYRAHIAKRHEPIRTDASLDQLVPKDHLVRKLDRHIDFSIVHRLCAPLYSNTGQPGIDPEILIKIILLGPLFNIRSVRQTIKEIETNLAYRWFLGLGMDEKIPDHSTISQAYRRRFAGTDVFRQIFEDIVGQAEAHGFISGRILITDSTHIRANANKKKFDKVEVEQVVGDVEDELLGRVNEERAKRGKKH, encoded by the coding sequence ATGTACCGAGCCCATATCGCCAAACGCCATGAACCAATCCGCACCGACGCCTCGCTGGACCAACTGGTCCCGAAAGACCACCTCGTCCGCAAACTCGACCGCCACATCGACTTCTCCATCGTCCACCGGCTATGCGCGCCGCTGTATTCAAACACCGGACAGCCCGGCATCGACCCCGAGATCCTCATCAAGATCATCCTGCTCGGCCCGCTGTTCAACATCCGTTCCGTGCGACAGACCATCAAGGAAATCGAGACGAACCTCGCGTACCGTTGGTTCCTCGGGCTCGGGATGGACGAGAAAATTCCCGACCATTCGACGATCAGCCAGGCCTATCGACGCCGGTTCGCCGGCACGGACGTCTTTCGACAAATCTTCGAGGACATCGTGGGCCAGGCCGAAGCCCACGGCTTCATTTCAGGGCGCATCCTGATCACCGACTCGACCCACATCCGAGCCAACGCGAACAAGAAGAAGTTCGACAAGGTCGAGGTCGAGCAGGTCGTCGGCGATGTCGAGGACGAGCTTCTCGGCCGGGTGAACGAGGAACGGGCCAAACGAGGAAAAAAGCACTGA
- the bshB1 gene encoding bacillithiol biosynthesis deacetylase BshB1 — MKIVAIGAHPDDIEIGIAGMTAQWTRDGIEVVYVDLTRAELSSNGDVDTRAVEAGRADDVLGVRRLNLGFPDRGLTGDEMQIETLVRLIRTERPTHVLYPYGDDRHPDHRACARLVEEALFNAGIRKFMQDVPAYRPDSVYQYMINALETPDVCIDISETMETKLRALSAYESQFMPVDGVRTPLTDEYIERVRARERHFGSLIGTTYAEGLMTVKPYAVKKAGELA, encoded by the coding sequence ATGAAAATAGTAGCAATCGGGGCCCATCCGGACGATATCGAGATCGGCATCGCCGGGATGACGGCCCAATGGACACGCGACGGCATCGAGGTCGTCTACGTCGATTTGACCCGGGCCGAGCTGTCCTCGAACGGGGACGTCGACACCCGCGCCGTCGAGGCGGGACGCGCCGACGACGTGCTCGGGGTTCGTCGCCTCAACCTCGGTTTCCCGGACCGGGGACTGACCGGGGACGAGATGCAAATCGAGACGCTCGTCCGCTTGATTCGGACCGAGCGTCCGACGCATGTGTTGTATCCGTACGGCGACGACCGCCATCCCGACCATCGGGCCTGTGCCCGGCTCGTCGAGGAGGCGCTCTTTAACGCCGGGATTCGGAAGTTCATGCAAGACGTGCCGGCATATCGACCGGACAGCGTCTATCAATATATGATTAACGCGCTTGAGACGCCTGACGTCTGTATCGACATCAGCGAGACGATGGAGACGAAGCTGCGTGCCTTGTCTGCTTATGAGAGCCAGTTCATGCCCGTGGACGGCGTCCGGACCCCGCTCACGGATGAATATATCGAACGCGTGCGGGCGCGGGAACGACATTTTGGCAGTTTGATCGGGACGACGTACGCCGAGGGCTTGATGACCGTCAAGCCGTACGCCGTCAAGAAAGCGGGGGAGCTCGCATGA
- a CDS encoding transposase, with translation MHRTVDAKHNFIVDVHVTPGNVSDSTVYLDRFAYPLEAVALDAGYYTTEIAKALVERGVFGVIAWRRFGGKKGMIRKTRFTYLPDVDAYLCPAKQHLTYKTTDRHGYHQYASDPAICQNCPLLEKCTSSRSHRRVITRHIDESYRDVGRKRPST, from the coding sequence GTGCACCGGACGGTCGACGCCAAGCACAACTTCATCGTCGATGTGCATGTCACGCCCGGGAACGTGTCGGACAGCACCGTCTATCTGGACCGTTTCGCCTATCCGCTCGAGGCGGTCGCGCTCGATGCCGGTTACTACACGACCGAGATCGCGAAGGCGCTCGTCGAGCGCGGCGTTTTCGGCGTCATCGCCTGGCGACGGTTCGGTGGGAAGAAGGGGATGATTCGAAAGACGCGGTTCACCTACCTGCCGGACGTGGATGCCTATCTGTGTCCGGCGAAACAGCACCTCACCTATAAGACGACCGACCGTCACGGCTATCACCAGTACGCGTCCGATCCTGCCATCTGTCAGAACTGCCCGCTCCTCGAGAAGTGCACGTCAAGCCGATCGCATCGGCGCGTCATCACCCGCCACATCGATGAGTCCTACCGCGATGTTGGCCGAAAACGACCGTCTACATAG
- a CDS encoding zinc metallopeptidase yields MSLGGYIFYLALIMLIPLWAQMRVKSTYKKFLQQRLQSGVTGAQVADFIMKQNGVHNVRIEMVDGLMSDHYDPVNKVVRLSREVYQGSTISSAAIAAHEIGHVIQDATDYKMMRVRHRLVPVVNITSNLSFPLLLGGFLLGAMGLAQLGVIMMLGAVMFQLVTLPVEFDASKRAMAELTSHGIVTATEESGARKVLNAAAWTYVAATLVAVAELIRLALIVFMPRNE; encoded by the coding sequence ATGTCATTAGGTGGCTATATTTTCTATCTTGCACTGATCATGCTCATCCCGTTATGGGCTCAGATGCGAGTGAAAAGTACGTATAAGAAATTTTTACAACAACGTCTCCAAAGTGGGGTCACCGGCGCTCAAGTCGCAGACTTCATCATGAAACAGAACGGCGTGCACAACGTACGCATCGAGATGGTCGACGGATTGATGAGTGACCATTACGACCCGGTCAACAAAGTCGTCCGTTTGTCTCGGGAAGTGTACCAAGGCTCGACGATCTCATCTGCTGCGATCGCGGCCCATGAGATCGGGCACGTCATCCAAGACGCGACCGACTACAAGATGATGCGTGTTCGTCATCGCCTCGTCCCGGTCGTGAACATCACGTCGAACTTGTCGTTCCCGCTCCTCCTCGGTGGTTTCCTCCTTGGAGCGATGGGTCTCGCCCAACTCGGTGTCATCATGATGCTCGGTGCGGTCATGTTCCAGCTCGTCACCCTCCCGGTCGAATTCGACGCTTCGAAGCGAGCGATGGCGGAATTGACGAGCCACGGCATCGTGACGGCGACGGAAGAATCAGGTGCACGAAAAGTGCTCAATGCGGCAGCTTGGACGTACGTCGCGGCGACACTCGTCGCAGTCGCCGAACTCATCCGTTTGGCGCTCATCGTGTTCATGCCACGCAACGAATAG
- a CDS encoding GreA/GreB family elongation factor: MPKPQLTKEGRDRLTAQLASLTHERTEARERIKTARKFCDFREDVTYAEAVDAYDRIEVKIADLERTLAEAVIVDRGRLDVVAFGSQVVIRETPDGEEETYRLVGELEADLANGTISASSPLGIGLMGGVVGQTVTIDTPGGTLDFEIVRIER, from the coding sequence ATGCCAAAACCACAGTTGACGAAGGAAGGCCGTGACCGCCTGACCGCCCAACTCGCGAGTTTGACACATGAACGGACCGAGGCACGCGAGCGCATCAAGACGGCGCGGAAGTTTTGTGACTTTCGAGAAGACGTGACGTACGCCGAAGCGGTGGACGCTTACGATCGGATTGAAGTGAAGATTGCCGATCTCGAGCGCACGCTCGCCGAAGCCGTCATCGTCGACAGAGGTCGACTTGACGTCGTCGCGTTTGGGAGTCAGGTCGTCATTCGCGAAACACCGGATGGGGAAGAAGAGACGTATCGCCTCGTCGGTGAACTCGAGGCCGACTTGGCGAACGGGACGATTTCCGCGTCATCACCGCTCGGAATCGGGTTGATGGGAGGCGTCGTCGGTCAAACCGTCACGATCGATACACCAGGCGGCACGCTCGACTTTGAGATTGTCCGCATCGAACGATAA